The genomic DNA GCAGCTGCCCGACTCCAACGCCCCCggctgtgccgccgccgccgccgccttctacCCCACCCCCATCCAGCGGCAAGTGCCCGGTGAACGCGCTCAAGTTCGGCGTGTGCGCCAACGTGCTCGGCCTCGTCAAGGGCGAGGCCGGCAAGGTGCCGGCTGAGCCGTGCTGCAGCCTCCTCAACGGCCTCGCCGACTTGGAGGCCGCCGTCTGCCTCTGCACGGCCATCAAGGCCAACGTGCTCGGCGTCGCCATCGACGTCCCTATCAAGCTCACAGCCCTCGTCAACTACTGTGGCAAGTGCGTGCCCAAAGGTTACACCTGTGCGTGAATAAACACTTCCGCGGCAACACGCTCGTATAGACCGCTCGCGTCCGTAATAAGCACGCACCTGCATGGCATACATGCGTTGGGTTTGCTGAACTCTTCTGTGTCCCATTTGTGCAACTTCGGTTCTGCAACCTAGAACCATGCATTTCGGCCAAATGCTTTGTCAGTTTGTGTGTGTAATGTGTCTCATGATGAATTTCgtttcatttgcatttgttcatAAGAGGCATGCATCTCCTTGAATGAACAAGATGACTGTTTGCTTCTAGTTTTTATATTTACCAATCATGTAATCTGTTGGAAAACATTTATGGTGTATGTAAAATCAAGTGCTTGGATTACCTGTATTTTTTTCTATCCGTTGATCTATggaaaatatttaaaaaattaaattaaactaGTATTCGGTCTTACTTTTTGGTACTTGATTCTATATTTTGGAAGTACCAGGTATTTTATCCAAGGTACTATCTACCTTCACTACTGTAGTATTTTATCAGATGGACGGCtcctattatttttttaattattgtaaaatttctcaatACTTATTCCATTTGTTAATTGTTCCTTCTCTCTTGGAGGGATAGCAAAGCCACTTGGTTATTACTCTCTCATCCTTTCTGGTGAAATTCGCCGTCCTACCGGCAGTCACAAGTAAATGCCCATGGTaatgctgtttttttttctgttacAATTCACTCAGAGTTTCAAATTTCTGCTAAAATTAGATCAGAACTCTAAAATTTCGGCCGAAAATAATTGACTTATCGGACATTCGGACCTATCGGCCCCCTGTCTTCAATCTCAATTTGATGCCAAAAGCTATGAAAAGTGGTGGACGATCGTTTGGGTGGTGTAGGGGTGGTTGGTAGTGGCGAGTTATGGATACGAGAAATGTGGATGGGACAAGGACAAAGGCAGCATGGCATGCAAACTTTTCGACCAAGAGCAACAATGAACGGGAAGAAGAGAAACagaaaggaatcgggtgcttGTAGTCTAGGAGGGAGAGGGGTTGAATTAGACAAACTAAAAACCTTAATATCAAAatccaactaatttgcacaaaacgTAAACTAGATTATGCtatttagatgtgcaactacgattcatctagtgtgaaaaccctcatcacaaaagagttatgcaatcTATAGTCAATTCTATCAACAAACTACTCTAGAAAAATAAAGACACACAAGATTTcaataagtaaatgcggaagcttagaGGAGGGATGAAAGAAAGTAAACTCTTTGACACGAAGATTTATTTCGTA from Panicum virgatum strain AP13 chromosome 7N, P.virgatum_v5, whole genome shotgun sequence includes the following:
- the LOC120684019 gene encoding 14 kDa proline-rich protein DC2.15-like; protein product: MASKAVLFLALNLLLFTVANACGSCPTPTPPAVPPPPPPSTPPPSSGKCPVNALKFGVCANVLGLVKGEAGKVPAEPCCSLLNGLADLEAAVCLCTAIKANVLGVAIDVPIKLTALVNYCGKCVPKGYTCA